The Plasmodium knowlesi strain H genome assembly, contig: PKNH_00_17, whole genome shotgun sequence genome contains the following window.
TGGAGAAGTGCTTTAGCTAGCATTAAAGTGGTCCCATctacttttccttcacattttttaattactgTTCCATCATTACTCCAATGCGTCCTCAACTTCTCTTCCACCTCACGGGATATTTCATCGACAATTTCTTTCAACTGACAGTGATCTCCATATATTTCGGAAAGGGCGACTGCACCAACTAAGCAACGGGGATACCATTGTGTTTCCGTAATACTGTTTTCAACTTCCGTTTGCCTTGTactttcatcttttttctttagccCAGCAGTGAAGTACCGTAATTCGACTACTCCCTTACATAAATCAACTTTATACATCCCCGTAGGCCCTAAATTAATCCCAGACCATGTCTTGTCCTTCGAACAGATGTCCTTTATTTCCAGGGACTCCCCTACCTTCAGCCTAGCCCtcaatttttcccattcctCCTGCAAACTCTTCTTCATTGACTCCTACAGAAATGAATGGAGAATGGTGGAacaagaaatatattttttctgcagccaataatatatatacatatatatacttatatacgtacacacatatgtacatatgtacgcatatatacatatgtatacatatatacatgtatgtaaatATGCACTCACTGTAATTTGCTTGGCCTTCTCCTTGGGCTCCATATTCTGCAACGCCTGCGTTGCATCCGCTTCCACCTTCTTCAGCCATTCTTCCAGCAGTCCAGTACTTGCTGACGTCATCTTGCATAGtacaatttatatatatatgtatatatgcatacatattatatatatattatatatattatatatatagaattagaagaaggaaaaaaaaaaaaagaaaaaaaaaaaaaaggagaaatgttcttcccttttttttccttctttccttttctttcttccttaggaaaccttctttcccttcctcctttactcttccctaaacgttcttttcttcctttcttattttccttctttaaaccttccttttcttccttcttttcttccttctttttctcgcttaagaaccttccttttcttccttcttttcttccttctttttctcgcttaagaaccttccttttcttccttcttttcttccttctttttctcgcttaagaaccttcctttttctttcccctttaaaacttccttaCATTTCTACCTTAAtaccttcttctcttctcattcaatcttctttctcttctcccttaaacctttcttcttcttttcttctttaaaacttccttcctttttctctcttaaaaccttctttttcctcctttctacattcttcttcctttgttactctttcttcttttcttccttcttttttcctccttctttaatcttttttcctcttccttttccctcctgaaaccttccttccttactcttccttctttcctttcttcttctcctccttaaatcttcttctcttctcattcaaacttccttcttctctcccttaaacactccttctttttcttccttacttaaaccactcttattcttccttcttttactcatCCTTCttcaaaccttctttttcatccttccttaaaccactctttttcttacttccttaaaccttacttactgttccttccttaaaccttacttactgttccttccttaaacc
Protein-coding sequences here:
- a CDS encoding SICAvar, type I (fragment) yields the protein MTSASTGLLEEWLKKVEADATQALQNMEPKEKAKQITESMKKSLQEEWEKLRARLKVGESLEIKDICSKDKTWSGINLGPTGMYKVDLCKGVVELRYFTAGLKKKDESTRQTEVENSITETQWYPRCLVGAVALSEIYGDHCQLKEIVDEISREVEEKLRTHWSNDGTVIKKCEGKVDGTTLMLAKALLHDQIEQWTRENRKPGSANAWRVRMPWHYWQTVCKQGALASKSEHERKKHYLQENKDTVGSFLNIGSGSDRAQLMEELIKEEDILTFDDLQTVLEKSMSNGAGGTATPLDFSTIMKNLEGIVEKNK